The proteins below are encoded in one region of Levilactobacillus namurensis:
- a CDS encoding NUDIX hydrolase — MDLEEHVESRETLYDGVIVKLERQQVRLPNGESATREVVHHVGAVGILALTDPDHMILERQWRAPIAAATLEIPAGKLDERDAHNIEHAVRRELNEEIRYEPGTLKRITGFYSSVGFSDEYMTLFMATDLKPVTTELPRDQGENLELLTVTKAEARAMIDSGEINDAKTITAIYYWLLQK; from the coding sequence ATGGACTTAGAAGAACATGTTGAATCACGTGAAACGTTATACGACGGTGTAATTGTTAAGCTTGAACGGCAACAGGTTCGGCTCCCGAACGGTGAATCGGCGACTCGTGAGGTCGTGCACCACGTGGGGGCGGTGGGCATTCTAGCCCTGACGGACCCCGACCACATGATTCTGGAACGGCAATGGCGGGCCCCAATTGCGGCGGCCACGCTGGAGATTCCGGCGGGAAAGTTAGACGAACGGGATGCGCATAATATTGAACATGCCGTCCGGCGGGAATTGAACGAAGAGATTCGTTACGAACCCGGAACGTTAAAGCGTATCACGGGATTCTATTCCAGTGTCGGCTTTTCTGATGAGTATATGACGCTCTTCATGGCGACGGACCTCAAGCCGGTCACTACGGAATTACCGCGGGACCAAGGCGAGAATCTGGAACTGTTGACGGTGACTAAGGCGGAAGCCCGAGCCATGATCGACAGTGGCGAGATCAACGACGCGAAGACGATTACGGCCATTTATTACTGGCTCTTACAGAAGTAG
- a CDS encoding histidine phosphatase family protein, translating into MKLYFIRHGKTQWNLEGRFQGAGGDSPLLPESYQQMAQVGHYLQDIPFRHAYASPIKRARVTAQHVVRELHQRIPLTLLSRLEEFHLGALEGQTFTAIQQQYPTELDAFRNHPDRYVTDRIGGETFTQVIDRMTPAIQRIVRDNPHDDDNVLIVSHGAALNAEINALLGTPLADLRKRGGIRNTSVTVLETQDGQHFDLVDWNNTSFLTATPSPTDTI; encoded by the coding sequence GTGAAACTCTATTTTATTCGTCACGGAAAGACACAGTGGAATTTAGAAGGGCGTTTTCAGGGTGCCGGCGGTGATTCGCCCCTGTTGCCGGAAAGCTATCAGCAGATGGCCCAGGTCGGCCATTACTTGCAAGACATCCCCTTTCGGCACGCTTACGCGAGTCCTATCAAGCGCGCCCGGGTCACGGCTCAGCACGTGGTGCGGGAGTTGCATCAGCGGATTCCGTTAACGTTACTGAGTCGCTTAGAAGAATTTCACTTGGGCGCCTTAGAGGGGCAGACCTTTACGGCAATTCAGCAGCAGTACCCGACCGAACTGGACGCCTTTCGCAACCATCCGGACCGGTACGTGACGGACCGAATCGGGGGCGAGACGTTTACGCAGGTGATTGACCGGATGACGCCGGCAATTCAACGCATCGTGCGTGACAATCCGCATGATGACGACAACGTGTTGATTGTCAGCCATGGTGCGGCGTTAAATGCCGAGATCAACGCCTTACTGGGGACGCCGTTAGCTGACCTACGCAAGCGGGGCGGGATTCGCAATACCAGTGTAACGGTGTTAGAGACCCAAGACGGGCAGCACTTTGACCTGGTCGATTGGAACAATACCAGTTTCCTCACGGCGACGCCTTCCCCCACGGACACGATTTAA
- a CDS encoding 5'-methylthioadenosine/adenosylhomocysteine nucleosidase has protein sequence MTFGVICAMEEEIKELKAALQDEQTTSIHGVEFYQGTIHDQAVVLVRSGIGKVEAGLTTALLITQFNVDVVINSGSAGALASGLKIGDVVISTETAYHDADARAFGYEYGQLPQQPARFTASKDWGDKLETAAKQTGLTTKRGLIVTGDQFLNGPAATKPILEHFPDALSGEMEGAAVGQVAHQFDVPYLVVRAMSDTADNNSGVDFDEFIIEAGKRSAQMLLALFADQQK, from the coding sequence ATGACTTTTGGAGTTATTTGTGCCATGGAAGAAGAAATCAAGGAGCTTAAGGCGGCCTTGCAAGACGAACAAACCACGAGTATTCATGGGGTGGAATTTTATCAAGGGACCATCCACGACCAAGCCGTGGTGTTAGTGCGTTCTGGAATTGGGAAAGTCGAAGCCGGGTTGACCACGGCTTTACTGATTACCCAATTTAACGTTGATGTGGTCATCAATTCTGGGTCAGCCGGGGCCTTAGCCAGCGGGTTGAAGATCGGGGACGTGGTGATTTCAACGGAAACGGCTTACCACGATGCGGACGCCCGGGCGTTCGGGTACGAATACGGCCAATTGCCACAACAACCGGCCCGGTTTACGGCTTCAAAGGACTGGGGCGACAAGTTGGAGACCGCAGCCAAGCAGACGGGGCTGACCACGAAGCGCGGGTTGATCGTGACTGGTGACCAATTCTTGAACGGTCCGGCTGCCACCAAGCCCATCTTGGAACACTTCCCAGACGCATTGTCCGGGGAAATGGAGGGCGCCGCGGTGGGTCAAGTAGCTCACCAATTCGACGTCCCTTACCTGGTCGTTCGCGCGATGTCCGATACCGCCGATAACAATTCTGGTGTTGATTTTGACGAGTTTATTATTGAGGCTGGGAAGCGTTCAGCGCAGATGTTATTAGCCCTGTTCGCCGATCAGCAGAAGTAA
- the mnmA gene encoding tRNA 2-thiouridine(34) synthase MnmA: MQDNSQTRVVVGMSGGVDSSVVALRLKQQGYDVVGVFMKNWDDTDENGVCTATEDYKDVAKVAAKIGIPYYSVNFEKEYWDRVFTYFLDEYKKGRTPNPDVICNKEIKFKAFLDYALELGADYIATGHYAQLTRDADGHNHLLRAVDQNKDQTYFLSQLSAEQLDRVMFPIGDLVKKTQVRQMAEDAGLATAKKPDSMGICFIGEKGQFKDFLKQYLPAKPGKMMTVDGEVKGEHAGLMYYTIGQRRGLGIGGDGIDNEPWFVIGKDLKQNILYVGKGYHNPHLYATHLSASDIHWVNTIDRGSDFHCTAKFRYRQKDTGVTVHLSDDGQQVTVEFDDPARAITPGQAVVFYNGNECLGSAIIDAAYNAERQLQLI; this comes from the coding sequence ATGCAAGACAACAGCCAAACGCGCGTTGTTGTAGGTATGAGTGGTGGTGTTGATTCCTCCGTCGTGGCGTTGCGGCTTAAGCAGCAGGGTTACGATGTCGTGGGCGTCTTCATGAAGAATTGGGACGACACGGATGAGAACGGTGTCTGCACCGCTACCGAAGACTACAAGGACGTGGCCAAAGTTGCCGCTAAGATCGGGATTCCATATTACTCGGTCAACTTTGAGAAGGAGTACTGGGACCGCGTGTTCACGTACTTCTTGGATGAGTACAAGAAGGGCCGGACCCCTAATCCGGACGTTATCTGTAACAAGGAGATCAAGTTCAAGGCGTTCTTGGATTACGCCTTGGAGCTGGGTGCGGACTACATCGCAACGGGGCACTACGCGCAGTTGACGCGGGATGCTGATGGACATAACCACTTGCTGCGGGCCGTTGACCAGAATAAGGATCAGACCTACTTCTTGAGTCAGTTATCCGCTGAGCAGTTGGACCGGGTCATGTTCCCAATCGGGGACTTGGTCAAGAAGACGCAAGTACGGCAGATGGCCGAAGACGCTGGCTTGGCTACGGCTAAGAAGCCCGATTCCATGGGCATTTGCTTTATTGGTGAGAAGGGTCAGTTCAAGGACTTCTTGAAGCAATACTTACCAGCTAAGCCCGGCAAGATGATGACCGTTGACGGTGAAGTCAAGGGTGAGCATGCTGGGTTGATGTACTACACGATTGGTCAGCGTCGGGGCTTAGGCATCGGCGGTGACGGAATCGATAACGAGCCTTGGTTCGTGATTGGCAAGGATCTGAAGCAAAACATCCTGTACGTGGGCAAGGGTTACCATAACCCGCACCTCTACGCGACGCATCTGTCTGCTTCCGACATTCACTGGGTCAACACGATCGACCGGGGCAGTGACTTCCATTGCACGGCGAAGTTCCGCTACCGGCAAAAGGATACTGGTGTGACGGTTCACTTAAGTGATGACGGCCAGCAGGTCACCGTTGAGTTTGACGACCCAGCCCGGGCAATCACGCCTGGTCAGGCTGTGGTCTTCTATAACGGCAATGAGTGCTTAGGTAGCGCCATTATTGACGCTGCGTACAACGCTGAGCGTCAGTTACAGTTAATCTAG
- a CDS encoding cysteine desulfurase family protein gives MKEIYLDNAATTPMSPAVLAEMTDKMANVYGNASTLYGLGREAHTIMENSRQVIADSIHAANDEEIIFTSGGTESDNTAVTQTALARQDLGEHLITTAVEHEAILKPMKALEKRGFDVTYLPVDEHGRISLDDFKAALRDDTILVSIMMGNNEVGSRMPIHEIGEILKDHQAWFHTDAVQAYGLLDIDVQRDHIDLLSTSAHKLNGPKMMGFLYKREGINFPSFVKGGDQEKKRRAGTENVPAIAGFATAVKALTPEVKEKRQQTYHDFKQYVVDGLTRAGVDFDVNGSLDGENLNHVLNLWIKGVSTYVMQTNLDLAGIAVSGGSACTAGSIEPSHVLTAMFGADSPRIAESIRLSFGAYTTTADLDAFIKNVAAIVERLKHTKGVK, from the coding sequence GTGAAGGAGATTTACTTAGACAATGCGGCGACGACGCCAATGTCCCCAGCGGTTCTGGCGGAGATGACGGATAAGATGGCCAATGTCTATGGCAACGCATCGACCCTTTATGGGTTAGGTCGAGAGGCCCACACAATTATGGAGAATAGTCGGCAGGTGATTGCGGACAGCATTCATGCGGCTAACGATGAGGAAATCATCTTTACCAGTGGGGGGACCGAAAGTGATAATACGGCGGTGACCCAGACAGCATTAGCCCGTCAAGATTTGGGCGAGCACCTGATCACCACGGCCGTTGAACACGAGGCCATCTTAAAACCCATGAAGGCTTTGGAAAAGCGCGGGTTTGACGTGACCTACCTGCCCGTAGATGAGCATGGGCGCATCAGCCTAGACGACTTTAAGGCCGCCTTGCGGGATGATACGATTCTAGTTTCCATCATGATGGGGAACAACGAGGTGGGGAGCCGGATGCCGATTCATGAGATCGGTGAGATCTTAAAGGACCACCAAGCTTGGTTCCACACGGACGCGGTGCAGGCGTACGGCCTGCTCGACATCGACGTCCAACGCGATCATATCGACTTGCTATCAACGTCCGCCCACAAGCTGAACGGCCCGAAGATGATGGGTTTCCTGTACAAGCGTGAAGGCATCAACTTCCCGAGCTTTGTTAAGGGGGGCGACCAGGAGAAGAAGCGGCGGGCTGGGACTGAAAATGTCCCGGCAATTGCTGGCTTTGCCACAGCGGTCAAGGCTTTGACACCGGAGGTTAAGGAGAAGCGTCAGCAGACATACCACGACTTCAAGCAATACGTAGTCGATGGCCTGACCCGAGCGGGCGTTGACTTTGACGTGAACGGGTCGCTGGATGGTGAGAACTTAAACCACGTGTTGAATCTCTGGATCAAAGGGGTATCGACTTATGTCATGCAGACTAATCTGGACCTTGCCGGCATCGCGGTTTCAGGGGGCTCGGCTTGCACGGCCGGGTCGATTGAGCCGTCACACGTTCTGACCGCCATGTTTGGGGCCGACAGTCCCCGGATTGCCGAGTCGATTCGGTTGTCCTTCGGCGCGTACACCACTACGGCGGATCTCGACGCGTTTATTAAGAACGTTGCGGCAATTGTGGAACGGTTAAAGCATACTAAAGGAGTGAAGTAA
- the ileS gene encoding isoleucine--tRNA ligase, which produces MRIKDTLNLGKTKFKMRGNLPVKEVDRQKAWADNKLYQARQKLNEGKPTFILHDGPPYANGPIHMGHAMNKISKDIIVRYKSMSGYRAPYVPGWDTHGLPIEQQLTKAGYDRKKMSTSEFRDLCREYALKQVDQQRDGFKRLGVSADWDNPYLTLKPEFEAAEVRVFGKMAERGLIYRGKKPVYWSWSSESAMAEAEVEYHDVTSPSAFYAEQVVDGKGVLDDDTYFVVWTTTPWTIPASEGITIDAGIEYAVVQPAGDDRKFVLASSLVAENAERFGWEDVQTLKTVMGQDLENITAQHPFIADRKLVVMLGDFVTTDSGTGLVHTAPGLGEDDFNVGALYHLPVLVPVDDKGYMTEEAGPDFKGVFYEDANQIALDKLKAANALLKYMPYEHSYPFDWRTKKPVIFRATPQWFASVDKVRDEILDSLKDVKFQPDWGQRRLANMIKDRGDWVISRQRVWGVPLPIFYAEDGTPILETETINHVADLFGKFGSNVWFDRDAKDLLPEGYTNEHSPHGQFTKETDIMDVWFDSGTSHQGVLAERDDLVYPADLYLEGSDQYRGWFNSSLITSVAAEGKAPYKQVVSQGFTLDKDGHKMSKSLGNTIAPSEIIKKMGADIVRLWVTSVDTSADVRVSTEAFVKISDSYKKLRNTMRYLLANTSDFDPKTDAVAVDDLTAVDRHMLYRLNEFTKSVEDHYDHYDFLSIYKELMNFVITELSAFYLDFAKDVLYIEAQNSPARRSMQTVFYQIAVTLTKLLTPILPHTTEEIWTFLKEPEDFVQLAEMPAVMDLPTVNEVAADGEPSTWAQFMKLRSDVLKALEEARNAKLIGKAAEAHLDLYVNADVQAMLDQLDVNVQQILLVSGLDLATYDQKPEDAVDFGDVAIKVTPAEGQECQRCRLIKQDVGSDSAYPDFCARCAAIVRENFPETATEGFDEK; this is translated from the coding sequence ATGCGAATTAAAGACACGCTGAACCTGGGTAAGACCAAGTTCAAAATGCGCGGTAATTTGCCGGTCAAGGAAGTTGATCGCCAAAAAGCCTGGGCAGATAACAAGTTGTATCAAGCTCGCCAGAAACTGAACGAAGGGAAACCGACCTTTATCTTACACGATGGGCCGCCGTATGCGAATGGCCCCATCCACATGGGCCACGCGATGAACAAGATCTCTAAGGACATCATCGTGCGTTACAAGTCCATGAGTGGTTACCGGGCGCCGTACGTTCCGGGATGGGATACGCATGGCTTGCCGATTGAACAACAACTGACCAAGGCCGGTTATGACCGGAAGAAGATGTCCACTTCCGAATTCCGGGACCTGTGTCGGGAATACGCCTTGAAGCAAGTGGACCAGCAACGGGATGGGTTCAAGCGGTTAGGCGTCTCTGCCGATTGGGACAACCCGTACCTGACGTTGAAGCCAGAATTCGAAGCCGCTGAAGTGCGGGTCTTCGGTAAGATGGCTGAACGGGGACTGATTTACCGGGGCAAGAAGCCGGTTTACTGGTCCTGGTCTTCTGAATCCGCGATGGCGGAAGCCGAAGTGGAATACCACGACGTCACGTCACCATCCGCTTTCTACGCGGAACAAGTGGTGGACGGTAAGGGCGTCTTAGATGACGATACTTACTTTGTGGTCTGGACCACGACGCCTTGGACGATTCCTGCTTCTGAAGGAATCACGATCGATGCCGGTATCGAATACGCAGTGGTGCAACCAGCTGGGGATGACCGGAAGTTCGTTCTGGCCAGTTCCTTAGTGGCGGAAAACGCTGAACGGTTCGGCTGGGAAGACGTACAAACGTTGAAGACGGTCATGGGGCAAGACCTGGAAAACATCACGGCGCAACACCCGTTCATTGCTGATCGGAAGCTGGTCGTGATGTTAGGCGACTTTGTGACGACCGATTCTGGGACCGGGTTAGTTCACACGGCGCCAGGATTAGGGGAAGACGACTTTAACGTCGGTGCCCTTTACCACTTGCCAGTACTGGTACCCGTGGACGATAAGGGGTACATGACTGAAGAGGCTGGTCCGGACTTTAAAGGGGTCTTCTACGAAGATGCCAACCAGATTGCGCTGGACAAGTTGAAGGCAGCGAATGCCTTACTCAAGTACATGCCTTACGAACACAGTTACCCGTTTGACTGGCGGACCAAGAAGCCGGTCATCTTCCGGGCAACGCCACAATGGTTCGCGTCCGTGGATAAGGTCCGCGATGAGATCCTTGACAGTTTAAAGGACGTTAAGTTCCAACCGGATTGGGGTCAACGGCGCTTAGCCAACATGATCAAGGACCGGGGCGACTGGGTCATCTCCCGGCAACGGGTCTGGGGTGTTCCGCTGCCTATCTTCTACGCGGAAGATGGGACGCCAATCTTGGAAACGGAAACCATCAATCACGTTGCCGATCTGTTCGGCAAGTTCGGGTCGAACGTTTGGTTTGACCGGGATGCGAAGGATCTGTTACCAGAAGGCTACACCAACGAACATTCACCGCACGGTCAGTTCACGAAGGAAACCGACATCATGGATGTCTGGTTCGATTCTGGGACTTCCCACCAAGGGGTCTTGGCCGAACGGGACGACTTGGTCTACCCGGCCGACCTCTACTTGGAAGGGTCAGACCAGTACCGGGGTTGGTTCAACTCCAGTCTGATCACCAGTGTTGCGGCTGAAGGCAAGGCGCCTTACAAACAGGTCGTTTCACAAGGGTTCACCTTGGATAAGGACGGTCACAAGATGTCTAAGTCCTTGGGGAACACGATTGCGCCAAGTGAAATCATCAAGAAGATGGGGGCCGACATTGTCCGGCTCTGGGTCACGTCAGTAGATACGTCTGCCGATGTGCGGGTCTCAACGGAAGCCTTCGTGAAGATTTCCGATAGCTACAAGAAGCTGCGGAACACGATGCGTTACCTGTTGGCCAACACCAGTGATTTCGATCCTAAGACGGATGCTGTGGCCGTGGACGACTTGACCGCCGTTGATCGTCACATGCTCTACCGGTTGAACGAATTCACCAAGAGTGTTGAGGACCATTACGACCACTATGATTTCTTGAGCATCTACAAGGAATTGATGAACTTCGTAATTACCGAATTGTCCGCTTTCTACTTAGACTTTGCCAAGGACGTTCTGTACATTGAAGCGCAGAACAGTCCGGCTCGGCGGTCTATGCAGACGGTCTTCTACCAGATTGCGGTGACGTTGACCAAGCTGTTAACGCCAATCCTGCCACACACGACGGAAGAAATCTGGACCTTCTTGAAGGAGCCAGAAGACTTTGTCCAATTGGCAGAGATGCCAGCGGTCATGGATCTGCCAACCGTAAACGAAGTGGCTGCCGATGGGGAACCCTCAACTTGGGCCCAATTCATGAAGCTGCGGAGTGACGTCTTGAAGGCGTTGGAAGAAGCCCGGAACGCGAAGTTGATCGGGAAGGCTGCTGAAGCCCACCTGGACCTGTACGTGAACGCGGACGTCCAAGCGATGCTGGATCAGTTGGACGTGAACGTTCAACAGATTCTGTTGGTTTCCGGTTTGGACCTGGCAACTTACGACCAGAAGCCAGAAGATGCCGTTGACTTTGGCGATGTAGCCATCAAGGTCACACCGGCCGAGGGCCAAGAGTGTCAGCGGTGCCGGTTGATCAAGCAAGATGTCGGGAGCGACAGTGCTTACCCTGACTTCTGTGCGCGGTGTGCCGCCATTGTACGGGAGAACTTCCCGGAAACGGCGACGGAAGGTTTTGACGAGAAGTAA
- a CDS encoding DivIVA domain-containing protein, with translation MVLSPLDIHNKEFGTKMRGYNVDEVNDFLDQVIKDYQITLNHNKELEEQLDAANEKLKYFNDLKDSLNQSILVAQEAADKVKANSQKESEIIIREAQKQSSDIVSEATNKGNQIMNEASKRAKKLAVETDDLKKSTRVFRQRLQVMLESQLEVVKSNDWDSLLKEGSMSSYEEIKKVVGDRLDKAADQGVNSEAPQVDDAAAQVTETPVTDSGDASQETVVIFPDNDQEHYDKH, from the coding sequence ATGGTACTAAGTCCATTAGATATTCATAATAAAGAGTTTGGCACGAAAATGCGTGGTTACAACGTTGATGAGGTCAATGACTTCTTGGATCAAGTGATTAAGGATTACCAGATCACGTTGAACCACAACAAGGAATTGGAAGAACAGTTAGATGCTGCCAACGAAAAGTTGAAGTACTTTAACGATCTCAAAGATTCACTGAACCAATCCATCTTAGTCGCGCAGGAAGCTGCCGATAAGGTGAAGGCAAACTCCCAAAAGGAATCGGAAATTATTATCCGCGAAGCCCAAAAGCAGAGCTCTGACATTGTTTCTGAAGCCACCAACAAGGGTAATCAAATCATGAACGAGGCCTCGAAACGGGCCAAGAAGTTAGCGGTCGAAACGGATGATTTGAAGAAGAGTACCCGGGTCTTTCGGCAACGGCTGCAGGTCATGCTGGAAAGTCAGCTGGAAGTTGTTAAATCCAACGACTGGGATAGCCTGTTAAAGGAAGGCTCCATGTCCAGCTACGAGGAAATCAAGAAGGTCGTAGGCGACCGACTTGACAAGGCTGCGGACCAAGGCGTAAACTCAGAAGCACCGCAGGTCGATGACGCGGCCGCTCAGGTGACGGAAACGCCCGTAACTGACAGTGGTGACGCGAGTCAAGAAACGGTGGTTATCTTCCCAGATAACGATCAAGAACATTACGACAAACACTAA
- a CDS encoding DUF1831 domain-containing protein — protein MLFQKAMKIEGDTDTYELHPNVKAYALKDVGFQVSNAGNYTLERSVDPTSPYNKNQMLKITIAKDLSGFKMATTNASGNRRVNIFKGAHAEGNVEQYHFILQNLMDREILQKK, from the coding sequence GTGCTCTTTCAAAAAGCCATGAAGATCGAAGGAGATACGGATACCTACGAATTGCATCCTAACGTGAAGGCTTACGCCCTAAAGGACGTGGGTTTTCAGGTGTCGAATGCCGGCAACTATACGTTGGAGCGCTCCGTAGATCCGACCTCTCCTTATAATAAGAATCAGATGTTAAAGATTACGATTGCGAAGGACCTCAGTGGGTTCAAGATGGCAACGACCAACGCCTCGGGTAATCGGCGCGTCAACATCTTCAAAGGTGCGCACGCCGAGGGGAACGTGGAACAGTACCATTTTATTCTCCAGAACCTGATGGATCGTGAAATCTTACAGAAAAAGTAG
- a CDS encoding cold-shock protein encodes MLTGKVKSYNEQRGFGFITTPADGDVFVYYTGILGDGFRKLEAGQTVQFVIVQGQRGPQAAKVTPVDDTTNEEA; translated from the coding sequence ATGTTAACCGGAAAAGTAAAAAGTTATAATGAGCAACGCGGTTTTGGGTTTATTACCACCCCAGCCGATGGCGATGTTTTCGTGTACTACACGGGAATCCTGGGTGACGGGTTTCGGAAGCTTGAAGCCGGGCAAACCGTCCAGTTCGTAATCGTTCAAGGCCAACGTGGCCCGCAGGCGGCTAAAGTGACGCCAGTGGATGACACAACGAACGAGGAGGCATAA